In the genome of Flexistipes sinusarabici DSM 4947, one region contains:
- a CDS encoding IS3 family transposase, producing the protein MGHLFALPREKYEFIEKNSHLYSRERMCIVLGVSRSGYYKWRNRGESNRMKEEKILYSAIYDIYKESRSLYGSPRIHNGLSKRGIKCSRNRVARIMQKNGIRSKRSKRYKVTTDSKHKMPVSPNILHRDFRTEKPNKVWVSDITYIDTCEGWLYLTTILDLYNREIVGYSSSNNLYASDTILRAFKEAGIRRKVSSGLIFHSDRGSQYASTAFREKLRHSGCLQSMSGRGNCYDNAVAESFFKTLKSELIYQEGKYKTRKEARMSIFEYIECYYNSKRTHSAIEYNTPREKLELYYKEMEQCA; encoded by the coding sequence ATTGGGCATCTTTTCGCACTCCCCCGGGAGAAATACGAATTCATAGAAAAGAATTCGCATTTATATTCACGGGAAAGGATGTGTATAGTATTGGGAGTAAGCCGGAGCGGTTATTATAAATGGAGGAATCGAGGAGAAAGCAATCGAATGAAAGAAGAGAAGATTCTTTATTCAGCAATTTATGATATATACAAAGAGAGCCGTTCTTTGTATGGTAGTCCCCGCATACACAACGGATTAAGCAAAAGGGGAATAAAATGCAGCCGCAACAGAGTAGCCAGAATAATGCAGAAGAACGGTATAAGAAGCAAGAGAAGCAAACGCTACAAAGTCACTACCGATAGCAAACATAAAATGCCTGTTAGTCCCAATATTTTACACAGGGATTTTAGGACAGAAAAGCCAAACAAGGTATGGGTATCAGATATTACCTACATAGACACTTGTGAAGGATGGCTATATTTAACAACGATATTAGATTTATACAATCGTGAAATAGTGGGTTACAGTAGTTCCAACAATTTATACGCATCAGACACTATATTGAGAGCATTCAAGGAGGCTGGAATAAGACGTAAAGTTTCATCTGGCTTAATATTCCATTCAGACAGAGGATCTCAATACGCAAGTACAGCTTTTCGTGAAAAATTAAGACATTCCGGTTGTTTACAAAGCATGAGCGGCAGGGGCAATTGTTATGACAATGCAGTTGCTGAGAGTTTTTTCAAGACACTGAAGAGCGAGTTAATATATCAGGAAGGTAAATACAAAACTCGCAAGGAAGCGAGGATGAGTATTTTTGAGTATATTGAGTGTTATTATAACTCAAAAAGGACTCATTCAGCTATTGAATACAATACTCCGAGAGAGAAACTGGAACTATATTATAAAGAAATGGAGCAATGTGCTTAA
- a CDS encoding TRAP transporter substrate-binding protein, which translates to MIKKGVLIFSIVLLLAFSFKTYAENFTIRFSHVVSENSPKGRAINYFKNTLEKRTKGRIKVKVYPAGILLDDIAAVGAVKNNIIQMASPAFSKLGLYVRDFQVFDIPYLFENKDEIHNAYTGEIGDILKKKSLSAGFRLLSFWDNGFKVITNNSRSISVPGDMKNLIFRTMGSEVLALQFQLCDAIAYSYPFSSVYDLLKEGVVDGQENTFNNIYSQKIHEVQRYMTISDHGYLGYGVIISPQFWKKLPVSDRKLIKDVLRKTTSLEHKLAAKQNFNDFYRIKNDTSSKITIKELKKEEKEKWENFFKEHYNEFSQIVSDDIFSEALKLN; encoded by the coding sequence GTGATAAAAAAAGGCGTATTGATATTTAGTATTGTTCTTCTCCTTGCTTTTTCTTTCAAAACATATGCAGAAAACTTCACTATAAGGTTTTCCCATGTGGTAAGTGAAAACAGTCCAAAAGGAAGAGCTATAAATTATTTCAAAAATACACTGGAAAAACGCACAAAGGGTCGAATTAAAGTTAAGGTATATCCTGCAGGAATCCTTTTGGATGATATTGCTGCTGTTGGTGCCGTGAAAAACAACATAATCCAGATGGCATCACCGGCTTTTTCAAAACTTGGCTTGTATGTCAGAGATTTTCAGGTGTTTGATATCCCATATCTTTTTGAAAATAAAGATGAAATACACAATGCTTATACCGGTGAAATCGGTGATATTTTGAAAAAAAAATCACTTTCGGCGGGTTTTCGTCTTTTATCTTTTTGGGATAACGGGTTTAAGGTGATTACCAATAACAGCCGTTCGATATCAGTACCTGGGGATATGAAAAATCTCATTTTCAGAACTATGGGAAGTGAAGTACTTGCGCTGCAGTTCCAACTTTGTGATGCTATAGCTTATTCTTATCCTTTCAGCAGCGTTTACGATCTGTTGAAGGAGGGCGTTGTGGACGGTCAGGAAAACACTTTCAACAATATCTATTCCCAGAAAATTCATGAAGTACAGCGTTATATGACGATTTCCGATCACGGTTATCTGGGATACGGTGTGATAATATCTCCACAATTTTGGAAGAAACTCCCCGTGAGCGATAGAAAACTCATAAAAGATGTTTTAAGAAAAACCACGTCTCTGGAGCACAAACTTGCTGCAAAACAGAATTTTAATGATTTTTACCGGATAAAGAATGATACATCATCAAAAATTACAATAAAGGAACTTAAAAAGGAAGAAAAAGAAAAATGGGAGAATTTTTTCAAAGAACATTACAATGAATTTTCTCAAATAGTTTCCGATGACATATTTAGTGAGGCTTTGAAATTAAACTGA
- a CDS encoding RsmE family RNA methyltransferase: MQGLKRFYYNVPFSDELVLEGEVFNHLKNVLRCSAGEEIILYNDVNIARYRIDSLNKRRISAHFIEEKKQINPDYMLHVYLAVMKNRYMDNIIHKLGEIGITKLIPVYTENSTATVNNNTYLRYNDLLIKGALQAELDFLPALEKTVEIHQINPECDTNLLFAARRAEIKIPVVTSKSVSLFLGPEGGFAEKEIKFLSEKGFSIVSPLSSVLKAETAAVVFTGMVKILMENASV; this comes from the coding sequence ATGCAGGGATTAAAAAGGTTTTATTATAATGTTCCTTTTTCAGATGAGCTTGTGCTTGAGGGTGAAGTCTTCAATCACCTGAAAAATGTTCTGAGGTGTTCTGCCGGTGAAGAGATTATACTGTATAATGATGTAAATATCGCAAGATACAGGATAGATTCGCTTAATAAGAGAAGGATTAGTGCCCACTTTATTGAAGAAAAAAAACAAATTAATCCTGATTATATGCTGCATGTTTATCTGGCAGTCATGAAAAACAGGTATATGGACAACATAATCCATAAGCTCGGTGAGATTGGCATTACAAAACTTATTCCGGTGTATACGGAGAACTCAACTGCCACTGTTAATAATAACACTTATTTAAGATATAATGACCTTTTAATTAAAGGGGCTTTGCAGGCCGAGTTGGATTTTCTTCCCGCTCTGGAAAAAACCGTTGAAATTCATCAGATAAACCCTGAGTGCGATACAAATTTACTGTTTGCTGCCAGAAGAGCAGAAATAAAAATTCCCGTGGTTACATCAAAAAGCGTATCTCTTTTTTTGGGGCCCGAAGGCGGTTTTGCTGAAAAAGAAATTAAGTTTTTGTCTGAGAAAGGTTTCTCAATAGTATCCCCTTTATCTTCCGTATTAAAAGCTGAAACGGCAGCTGTTGTTTTTACCGGTATGGTTAAGATTCTGATGGAGAATGCAAGTGTCTGA
- a CDS encoding tRNA (cytidine(34)-2'-O)-methyltransferase: protein MKIVLVNPEIPQNTGNIARLSAGLGVELILAGKRGFSLEDRYLKRAGLDYWEHVKLKCIDDIEELETLISKTENTAFVSKFGQKLYTDIPISDSGEALLIFGNETGGLPSRFHEKYKHVMYRIPMSGKIRSLNIANSVAIVAYDYFRRNGFHSLS, encoded by the coding sequence ATGAAAATAGTATTGGTAAATCCGGAAATACCACAAAATACGGGGAATATCGCACGTTTAAGCGCTGGGCTCGGAGTGGAGCTGATATTGGCAGGCAAAAGGGGGTTTTCTCTGGAAGACAGATATCTGAAGAGGGCGGGTCTTGATTACTGGGAGCATGTAAAGCTCAAATGTATCGATGATATCGAAGAACTGGAAACATTGATAAGCAAAACGGAAAACACAGCTTTTGTATCTAAATTCGGGCAGAAGCTTTACACTGATATTCCGATATCTGATTCTGGAGAAGCATTATTGATTTTTGGTAATGAAACAGGCGGACTTCCTTCCCGTTTTCATGAAAAGTATAAACATGTTATGTACCGAATACCCATGAGCGGTAAAATCAGAAGTCTTAATATTGCCAACAGCGTTGCTATAGTAGCTTATGATTACTTCAGGAGAAACGGTTTTCATTCATTATCATGA
- a CDS encoding transposase → MKKRRVYSESFKREAVELSENSDKTSKEVALDLGVSYPMLCKWRSKYLKEGQNAFPGHGNLNEKDRDHKLLEKELSKVKEERDILKKALGIFSHSPGRNTNS, encoded by the coding sequence ATGAAGAAACGAAGAGTTTACAGTGAATCTTTTAAGCGAGAAGCTGTAGAATTATCAGAGAACTCAGATAAGACATCGAAAGAAGTAGCATTGGATTTAGGAGTGTCCTACCCTATGTTGTGCAAATGGCGCAGCAAATACTTAAAAGAAGGTCAGAATGCTTTTCCAGGTCATGGCAACCTGAACGAGAAGGATAGAGATCACAAGTTGCTTGAGAAAGAACTTTCTAAAGTAAAGGAAGAAAGAGATATATTAAAAAAGGCATTGGGCATCTTTTCGCACTCCCCCGGGAGAAATACGAATTCATAG
- a CDS encoding nucleoside deaminase, translating into MQVSENFDLNDKKFMEEAVKLAFKAFRSGDVPVGAVVVKEGEIIGRGFNKKELTSDASAHAEMLALQEAAKYLGDWRLNSCALYSTTEPCIMCSGAILHFRISEIVFGVREPKFGGVLSNVNLFDLDTLNHRVKYRYGLKSELITRLMKDFFRKIRDS; encoded by the coding sequence ATGCAAGTGTCTGAAAATTTCGATTTAAATGATAAAAAATTTATGGAAGAAGCTGTGAAACTTGCCTTTAAAGCTTTTCGCTCAGGAGATGTACCTGTGGGTGCGGTTGTGGTAAAAGAGGGTGAAATTATCGGCAGAGGTTTTAATAAGAAAGAACTGACAAGTGATGCTTCGGCTCACGCTGAAATGCTTGCACTCCAGGAGGCTGCAAAGTATCTCGGTGACTGGAGGTTGAATTCGTGTGCATTATACTCAACCACGGAGCCTTGTATAATGTGTTCCGGTGCTATTTTGCATTTCAGAATAAGTGAGATTGTTTTCGGAGTCAGGGAGCCGAAATTCGGCGGTGTGTTGAGTAATGTTAATTTATTTGATCTGGATACGCTGAACCACAGAGTAAAATATCGATATGGTCTGAAATCGGAGTTGATTACAAGATTAATGAAGGATTTTTTTAGAAAAATAAGAGACAGCTGA
- a CDS encoding DsbA family protein: protein MSQKLIKLNNSDSVKSKKNFKKFLGMFKIRRLITIVLATAFFASLAIANANASEHGELKNTIENNFRQNLQKRGMSDIKLNVEILKQLKMLDGFYFVKVNINDEARGKQATDYIITNGTYLLPDVINISEGKSLKSNMAFLYDTYNVPTKGLSLIYGNRNAENVIVDISDFQCPYCRKAHDYIKEKVKGMDDVAIYVAHMPLQIHDKAVIYAKIFEAGKIMGKNFSDELYSGQYDNLTKDKVIETFAEKSGDKKRFKKLLDSEQVQQKLSRGKEVARKMGVSSTPVLFFNGRKVEGYNTDLMDKGLELFKNNN from the coding sequence ATGTCACAAAAACTTATTAAGCTGAACAATAGTGATTCTGTTAAATCAAAAAAAAATTTCAAGAAATTTTTAGGCATGTTTAAAATAAGAAGATTGATTACCATTGTACTTGCTACAGCATTTTTTGCCAGCCTTGCTATTGCAAATGCCAATGCGTCTGAGCATGGTGAGCTTAAAAACACTATTGAAAACAATTTTCGTCAGAATTTGCAAAAAAGAGGGATGAGTGATATCAAACTGAATGTTGAAATACTGAAACAGCTGAAAATGCTGGATGGTTTTTATTTTGTAAAAGTAAACATTAATGATGAGGCAAGAGGCAAACAAGCCACGGATTATATAATAACCAACGGCACATATCTTCTACCTGATGTAATTAACATAAGTGAAGGAAAAAGTTTAAAATCCAATATGGCTTTTCTCTATGATACATACAATGTTCCGACAAAAGGCCTTTCACTCATTTATGGAAACCGGAATGCCGAAAATGTTATCGTTGATATAAGTGATTTTCAGTGCCCCTATTGCAGAAAGGCACATGACTATATCAAGGAAAAAGTAAAGGGAATGGACGATGTGGCAATTTATGTAGCACATATGCCGCTTCAAATTCACGATAAGGCAGTAATTTATGCGAAAATATTTGAAGCTGGTAAAATAATGGGTAAAAATTTCTCCGATGAGCTTTACAGCGGGCAATATGATAATTTGACAAAGGATAAAGTCATTGAAACTTTTGCCGAAAAAAGCGGCGACAAAAAGAGATTTAAGAAATTATTGGATTCTGAGCAGGTACAGCAAAAGCTTAGCCGTGGTAAAGAGGTTGCCCGTAAAATGGGTGTAAGTTCAACGCCGGTACTGTTTTTTAACGGAAGAAAAGTTGAGGGTTATAACACTGACCTGATGGATAAAGGACTTGAGCTTTTTAAAAATAACAATTAA
- a CDS encoding 50S ribosomal protein L11 methyltransferase gives MYKYILKIISDDLYEELENKSLTVVEDNFGGEPFFYIYTDERIDDFLKGINVDFNVEILEDATWQNYWKKFLKPSMLTEGVSCYYDENEKIPASQSIKLVPAMAFGTGTHPTTRLSAALIRDLTDGRSFLDVGCGSGILSILAFVSGARTIYSFDNDPAAVLNAKINMQLNGMSCNSLWCGDFRSLQKNVCFDVVCANIISSVLYEINQSLLEHAKSDIILSGIMKNEIDEFINTFNFGDYNVENIIFEDNWAALRIKK, from the coding sequence GTGTACAAATATATTTTAAAGATTATAAGTGATGATTTGTATGAGGAGCTTGAAAATAAAAGCTTAACAGTAGTTGAGGACAATTTCGGCGGCGAACCTTTCTTTTATATTTATACTGATGAAAGGATTGACGATTTTTTAAAAGGGATAAATGTAGATTTTAATGTTGAGATATTGGAAGATGCTACCTGGCAAAATTACTGGAAAAAGTTTCTTAAACCGTCCATGTTGACGGAAGGGGTCAGCTGTTATTATGATGAAAATGAAAAAATTCCGGCTTCTCAATCTATAAAGCTGGTACCGGCTATGGCTTTCGGAACCGGCACCCATCCTACTACAAGACTTTCAGCAGCCCTTATCAGAGATTTAACTGATGGACGGAGCTTTCTGGATGTCGGCTGCGGAAGCGGTATACTTTCAATTCTTGCTTTCGTATCGGGAGCGAGAACAATATATTCTTTTGACAACGATCCTGCAGCTGTCTTAAATGCAAAAATTAATATGCAGCTGAATGGAATGAGTTGTAATAGTTTATGGTGCGGTGATTTTCGTTCCTTGCAAAAGAACGTATGTTTTGACGTTGTGTGTGCAAACATTATTTCCTCTGTACTTTATGAAATCAACCAAAGTCTGCTTGAACATGCAAAATCTGATATTATATTGTCAGGTATTATGAAAAATGAAATCGATGAATTTATTAATACTTTTAATTTCGGTGATTATAATGTGGAAAATATAATTTTTGAAGACAACTGGGCGGCATTAAGGATTAAAAAATGA
- a CDS encoding PAS domain-containing sensor histidine kinase — protein MMYNNLFKNIKPFEAILFLFIFVSFLLTVGIFVDNKSNEKLLDFIHNLQKKQLEQIEENIDSYTNNIYAFFDNLVLAEAGSDTKYPLIVYNDEGVIYDNTTGKQNYPKPEIGLSNELVLKFSKELSSGNIYYYLRKDGRIYSSYVSIQSLISDSSPAYADVVIFDGVETLYSENYKEFFGKLFRLDEDKYHFLEEGGQKFLFSSTEFRGVNIGIYGAMKNYFSGLSSQNNAFSMPGMVYGIILLLLLFLLKIFISRFAFEKEKFEKLFQLEHEKFKKIVEAIGEGVALIDNNYNLLFVNDYVKNRVNGETEGKCYSVLAGRNSPCEQCGMMDVALNGELKNVRFENFFSCSEGYFDIIWTPLFDEKGEAVAVVELIRDVTDAVNMQNALLKSEHYLKEIIENAPEPIVSFDENFNIKTFSNEALKVLKIEPDKVMKITDIVNDSTFYDKLVTDKFVDNMDLTIDSHGNKSLQVKTSVSKIEKESGYEYIAIFKDVTKIRQLEVKLIQSEKLSALGLLAGGVAHEINNPLVGILNFAQLLSKRFETGTYEKKLIDTITEAGEQTKEIVQNLLIFARQKSEQKDYFDINDSAEFALKILGSRIKYKNITAVNKITNSMRVYGNKGKIHQVFLNLLVNSIDAVDTGGYIEISSDEDEKGSFIKIYDNGKGISSKVMAKIFDPFFTTKKVGQGTGLGLFLSQAILHEHGWEFELDSVENKYTSVKIYPGIDYAN, from the coding sequence ATGATGTATAATAATCTTTTTAAAAATATCAAACCTTTTGAAGCGATTCTTTTCCTTTTTATATTTGTCTCTTTTCTTCTGACAGTGGGAATTTTTGTTGATAATAAAAGCAATGAAAAACTTTTGGATTTTATTCACAATCTTCAGAAAAAACAGCTGGAGCAGATCGAAGAAAATATTGACAGTTATACCAATAATATTTATGCATTTTTTGATAATTTGGTTCTGGCGGAGGCAGGCAGTGATACGAAATACCCCCTAATCGTTTACAATGATGAGGGTGTGATTTACGACAATACCACCGGTAAACAAAATTATCCCAAACCGGAAATCGGTCTTTCGAATGAACTGGTGCTGAAATTCAGTAAAGAATTATCTTCCGGCAATATTTATTATTACCTCAGAAAAGATGGACGTATTTATTCATCATATGTTTCCATTCAATCGCTGATTTCAGATTCGAGTCCCGCTTATGCTGATGTGGTTATTTTCGATGGCGTAGAAACACTTTATTCAGAAAATTACAAGGAATTTTTCGGAAAACTTTTCCGTCTGGATGAAGATAAATATCATTTTTTAGAGGAGGGCGGTCAGAAATTTCTTTTCAGTTCAACCGAATTCAGGGGAGTAAATATCGGGATATATGGGGCGATGAAAAATTACTTCAGCGGCTTATCTTCCCAAAATAACGCCTTTTCCATGCCCGGAATGGTTTATGGGATAATACTCCTTCTTTTATTATTTCTGTTAAAGATTTTTATCAGCAGATTTGCTTTTGAAAAAGAAAAATTTGAGAAGCTCTTTCAACTGGAGCATGAAAAATTTAAAAAGATTGTTGAAGCAATAGGCGAGGGTGTGGCTCTGATAGACAATAATTATAATTTACTTTTTGTTAACGACTATGTGAAAAACAGGGTAAATGGGGAGACAGAGGGGAAATGTTATTCGGTGCTGGCCGGGAGAAACAGCCCGTGCGAGCAATGCGGGATGATGGATGTTGCTTTAAACGGAGAGTTAAAGAATGTTCGTTTTGAGAATTTCTTCAGTTGTTCAGAAGGCTATTTTGACATTATATGGACTCCTCTGTTTGATGAAAAGGGAGAAGCTGTTGCTGTTGTTGAGCTGATAAGGGATGTGACGGATGCTGTTAATATGCAAAATGCGCTGCTAAAGAGTGAGCATTATCTTAAAGAGATTATTGAGAATGCTCCCGAGCCCATTGTTTCTTTTGATGAGAACTTTAATATCAAAACATTCAGCAATGAAGCATTAAAGGTTTTGAAAATAGAACCGGACAAAGTTATGAAGATTACCGATATTGTAAATGACAGTACTTTTTACGATAAGCTGGTTACTGACAAATTTGTTGATAACATGGATTTAACAATAGATTCTCACGGAAATAAAAGTCTGCAGGTGAAAACATCTGTTTCAAAAATAGAGAAAGAGTCCGGATATGAATACATAGCAATTTTTAAAGATGTTACGAAGATAAGACAGCTTGAGGTGAAACTTATTCAGTCTGAGAAACTTTCAGCACTGGGACTTTTGGCAGGAGGAGTGGCGCATGAAATCAACAATCCTCTTGTGGGTATACTCAACTTTGCCCAGCTTCTCTCCAAACGTTTCGAGACCGGAACTTATGAAAAAAAACTTATAGATACAATAACAGAGGCCGGTGAACAGACGAAAGAGATAGTGCAGAATCTGCTTATTTTTGCCCGGCAGAAATCAGAGCAGAAAGATTACTTTGATATTAATGATTCGGCAGAGTTTGCATTGAAAATTCTGGGAAGCAGAATAAAATACAAGAATATAACTGCCGTTAACAAGATAACCAACTCTATGAGAGTTTACGGGAATAAAGGAAAAATTCATCAGGTTTTCCTGAATCTGCTTGTTAACAGTATCGATGCTGTTGACACAGGCGGCTATATAGAAATCAGCTCTGATGAAGACGAGAAGGGTAGTTTTATAAAAATTTATGACAACGGCAAAGGTATCAGCAGTAAAGTTATGGCTAAAATATTCGATCCTTTTTTTACCACAAAAAAGGTTGGACAGGGGACCGGTCTTGGATTGTTTCTGAGTCAGGCAATTCTTCATGAGCACGGCTGGGAATTTGAACTGGATTCGGTTGAAAATAAATATACGTCTGTAAAAATATATCCGGGAATTGATTATGCAAACTAA
- a CDS encoding sigma-54-dependent transcriptional regulator, translating to MQTKIFVVDDERYTLDFFEALLINENVQVFKFRSPIEAFKAVEKNEPDLIISDIVMPEMSGLEFLEELNKKYPYITVILVTAYASIEKAVQAIKKGAFDFLTKPFDDIEEVTIKIKKGLENSRLKNRVKVLQENVNELYGIDNIVSKSKKMNDILSMVKKVSGISSNILISGESGTGKELIARSIHQLSSRKNERFLPINCAAIPENLQESLFFGYEKGAFTGADSLHRGYFEEADGGTLFLDEIGETDPNFQVKLLRVIQEKSVKRLGASKSLDVDVRLICATNKNLEREVEKGNFRQDLYYRINVIKIEIPPLRERAEDIPYLVDFFIKKYNREFSKNLKGADSGFMKHLYEYDWPGNVRELENIIERSTALAEKDYLGLENLPETFFSNSNSGERFSGDSLKYKDARDEFEKSYLKKLLELSDNNITRASKLAGVDPATMHRKVNKYLKE from the coding sequence ATGCAAACTAAGATATTCGTAGTGGATGATGAGCGTTATACACTTGATTTTTTTGAAGCGCTTTTAATTAACGAGAATGTGCAGGTGTTTAAGTTCCGCTCACCGATTGAGGCTTTTAAAGCAGTTGAGAAGAATGAGCCGGATTTGATTATCAGTGATATTGTGATGCCGGAAATGAGCGGTCTTGAGTTTCTGGAGGAGCTGAACAAAAAATATCCCTATATTACGGTAATTCTGGTAACCGCTTATGCTTCAATAGAAAAAGCTGTACAGGCAATAAAAAAGGGTGCCTTTGATTTTCTTACCAAACCTTTTGATGATATTGAAGAAGTAACCATTAAAATCAAGAAAGGACTGGAAAACAGCCGACTTAAAAATCGTGTAAAGGTTTTGCAGGAGAATGTCAACGAACTGTACGGCATTGACAATATTGTTTCCAAAAGTAAAAAGATGAATGATATCCTTTCTATGGTAAAAAAGGTTTCGGGCATCAGCAGCAACATTCTTATAAGCGGTGAGTCCGGAACAGGCAAAGAGTTGATTGCAAGGTCGATTCATCAGTTGAGCAGCAGAAAAAATGAACGTTTTCTTCCAATAAACTGTGCAGCTATCCCGGAAAATCTACAGGAAAGCTTATTCTTTGGTTATGAAAAAGGCGCTTTTACCGGTGCCGATTCCCTGCACAGAGGCTATTTTGAAGAGGCTGACGGCGGAACACTTTTTTTAGATGAAATTGGTGAAACTGATCCCAATTTTCAGGTGAAGTTGTTAAGAGTGATACAGGAAAAGTCTGTTAAAAGACTGGGGGCAAGCAAATCTTTGGATGTTGATGTGAGGCTGATTTGTGCCACAAACAAAAATCTGGAGAGGGAAGTAGAAAAGGGAAATTTCAGACAGGATTTGTATTACAGAATTAATGTGATTAAAATTGAGATTCCTCCATTAAGGGAGCGCGCAGAGGATATACCTTATCTGGTGGACTTCTTTATCAAAAAATATAACCGTGAGTTCAGCAAAAATTTGAAAGGAGCTGATTCTGGGTTTATGAAACACCTGTATGAATATGACTGGCCGGGAAATGTCCGCGAACTGGAAAATATAATCGAAAGGTCCACCGCTTTGGCTGAAAAAGATTATCTCGGATTGGAAAATTTACCGGAAACATTTTTTTCAAACAGTAACTCAGGGGAACGGTTCTCCGGAGACAGTTTGAAATATAAAGATGCAAGGGATGAGTTTGAAAAAAGTTATTTGAAAAAATTACTTGAATTGTCAGATAATAACATAACAAGAGCAAGTAAGCTTGCCGGTGTGGATCCAGCCACTATGCATCGCAAGGTTAACAAATATCTAAAGGAATAG
- a CDS encoding metallophosphoesterase family protein, which yields MIAVIGDVHGCIKTLSELTERLLKKYDIEKFIFIGDLIDRGPASSEVLMFVQNLKREYPLELLRGNHEDMMLDFAAGVKHYGNTDWLNNGGIEAIKSISGEALFEKFSNGENIFEEFSLHLQKFEYLLSSIKDYLVVELKENKLLLSHAGVSDFSLPPERQMDYLPEDLRLVKYPFIWDRSVDSKREKYFDYIVIHGHTPVLKLTGYAESGKPFFNKDMDDNIVSINIDTGCVYGGSLSALVTNDGKTSDFEAVGCRD from the coding sequence ATGATAGCTGTAATCGGGGATGTACACGGTTGTATAAAAACTCTCAGTGAACTGACTGAGAGGTTACTAAAAAAATATGATATAGAGAAATTTATCTTTATAGGTGATCTGATCGACAGAGGGCCTGCTTCATCTGAAGTGTTGATGTTTGTTCAGAATTTAAAAAGAGAATATCCTCTTGAGCTGCTCAGAGGCAATCATGAGGATATGATGCTGGATTTTGCTGCCGGAGTTAAACATTACGGAAACACAGACTGGTTAAATAACGGGGGGATTGAGGCAATCAAATCAATCTCCGGAGAAGCTCTTTTTGAAAAATTTTCAAATGGTGAGAATATTTTTGAGGAATTTTCCCTCCACTTGCAAAAATTCGAATACCTGCTGTCTTCAATAAAAGATTACTTGGTGGTAGAGCTGAAAGAGAATAAGCTTCTTCTCAGCCATGCCGGAGTGAGTGATTTTTCTCTGCCTCCTGAAAGGCAGATGGATTATCTCCCTGAAGATCTGCGGCTTGTAAAATATCCCTTTATATGGGACAGAAGTGTTGACTCTAAAAGGGAAAAATATTTTGATTATATAGTGATTCACGGTCATACGCCTGTTCTTAAATTAACGGGATACGCAGAATCAGGTAAACCTTTTTTCAACAAAGACATGGATGATAATATTGTGAGTATTAATATAGATACCGGGTGTGTATATGGAGGCAGTCTTTCGGCACTTGTGACAAATGATGGGAAAACTTCTGATTTTGAGGCTGTTGGATGCAGGGATTAA